The following proteins are encoded in a genomic region of Drosophila bipectinata strain 14024-0381.07 chromosome XL, DbipHiC1v2, whole genome shotgun sequence:
- the RpL17 gene encoding large ribosomal subunit protein uL22 — MGRYSRESDNVAKSCKARGPNLRVHFKNTHETAQAIKRMPLRRAQRFLKAVIEQKECVPFRRFNGGVGRCAQAKQWKTTQGRWPKKSAEFLLQLLRNAEANADCKGLDADRLVVQHIQVNRAQCLRRRTYRAHGRINPYMSSPCHVEVILTEKEEVVSKATDDEPAKKKLSKKKLQRQKEKMLRSE; from the exons ATGGGCCGTTACTCCCGCGAGTCAGACAACGTGGCCAAGTCCTGCAAGGCGCGCGGCCCCAATCTACGTGTGCACTTCAAG AACACACATGAGACCGCCCAGGCCATCAAGCGCATGCCCCTGCGCCGTGCCCAGCGCTTCCTGAAGGCTGTCATCGAGCAGAAGGAGTGCGTTCCCTTCCGCCGTTTCAACGGTGGCGTCGGTCGTTGTGCCCAGGCCAAGCAGTGGAAGACCACACAGGGTCGCTGGCCCAAGAAGTCCGCCGAGTTCCTGCTCCAGCTGCTGCGCAACGCTGAGGCTAACGCCGACTGCAAGGGTCTGGATGCTGATCGTCTGGTCGTCCAGCACATCCAGGTGAACCGTGCCCAGTGCCTGCGTCGCCGCACGTACCGCGCCCACGGTCGCATCAACCCCTACATGTCGTCGCCATGCCACGTCGAGGTGATCCTCACCGAGAAGGAGGAGGTCGTGTCCAAGGCCACCGACGACGAGCCTGCAAAGAAGAAGCTGTCCAAGAAGAAGCTGCAGCGCCAGAAGGAGAAGATGTTGCGTTCTGAATAA